Below is a genomic region from Anoxybacillus flavithermus.
TGTGAGCGAACGTTTCACGACTTCCGCCATCGGAATGCTGTAAGATGGCAAATTAGGAAGTAAAGAAAGCGCGAAATGACTGCTAAATAAAATAAACATAAGCAATATGCCGCCAAGCCATCCCCCAAGGCGAATCGCCCGCTCATCTTTTACTTCGGTTGCAAGCGGAACGAGCACAACTTGTGCCATCGCTAAATTAAACGCCACATACGCAAACGGGGAAAAAAACGCGGCAAGCGGTGGCTTCGTCCAGACGATGTCGCTTTCATTTATGAGCGCAATCGACAAACTAAAAATAATCATAAGCGGCACAACGACCATATTGACGCTTAAAATACCATTTAAACCGAACAACATCGTCACAAACGCAAGCAACATCGTAAACAAAAGCCCGACATGCGCCGGCATATGAAGCTGTTCCTCAAACACCGCCCCTGCTCCCGACAACATCACAGACGTCACGCTAAATAGCACAACAAACATAAACAAATTGACGACAACGCTCATTTTTCCGAACAAATAGGCGTTGAATTGCTCATATGACCGCGCTTGAAGCCGATTTGCCATCACCATTAAACGCGTCCCGAAAAAAATAAATAAACAGCCACTCATTGCAATCGTCACAACCCCAATGGCCCCGTATTGCGTAAAAAATTGTACAATTTCTTTTCCTGTCGCAAATCCAGCCCCGACTACCGTTCCGACATATACAAACGCAATTTGAACCGCCCGCATCCACATACGCTCTCCCCCACTCGTCCATTTTTTCTATATATATGAAAAAAAACGGCGAATATTTTCCGCCGTTTTTCTTATTCCACTACTACATCAACTTTTGGCATATTGTGCATATTTTTCGCTGTCACATGTGCGACGACGGCATACGTCCCTTTCGTATCAAACGTATAGCGCGCGACATATTTTCCATCACCGACATGTTTTCCTTCGATCATTTGGCGATTTTCTTCTCCATGCTTCCATACTTCAAACTTCACTTCCGATGCATCGGTCACTTTTTCGTCACCGTA
It encodes:
- a CDS encoding transposase codes for the protein MKKWLLFLSFVLLVVAGCANSAQEDELAYLDVKMAVEEKLPANEEVELACFVTYGDEKVTDASEVKFEVWKHGEENRQMIEGKHVGDGKYVARYTFDTKGTYAVVAHVTAKNMHNMPKVDVVVE